A single Lactuca sativa cultivar Salinas chromosome 8, Lsat_Salinas_v11, whole genome shotgun sequence DNA region contains:
- the LOC111877415 gene encoding importin subunit beta-1, with amino-acid sequence MAVEITEFLLSAQSPDAKVRTEAEVRLRQFQEQNLPGFLLSLSLELSNDNKPLESRRLAGIVLKNSLDAKDATTKEHLLQRWVSNDISFRSQIKRLLLNTLASSVSEAGHTAAQVIAKIASIEIPRKEWPELISSLLGNMTQQDKPSSLKQATLESLGYVCEEISHNDLVQDEVNSVLTAVVQGMNVTEQSSVRLAAATALYNALDFAQTNFENEMERNYIMKVVCETAMAKEPDVRKAAFECLVSIASTYYEVLEPYMQTLFELTANAVKGDEEDVALQAIEFWSSICDEEIELQDFETNETGDSYPHSRFIEKALSLLVPMLLETLLKQDEDQDQEDGIWNLSMAGGTCLGLVARTVGDSIVPLVMPFVQDNISKPDWRAREAATYAFGSILEGPSGEKLSPMVLSALDFLLNAMGDQNSHVKDTTAWTLSRIFELLHSPATGSSVITPVNLERIIRVLLESIKDSPHVAEKVCGAIYYLSQGYEGFESGSSVLTPYLADIITSLIATAERTDANDSKLRSAAYETLNEVVRCSNLKETSQIITQLLPVVMSKLGQTIDLQILSSDDREKQGDLQALLCGVLQVIIQKLSSIDETKQIIFQAADQIMVLFLKVFACRSSTVHEEAMLAIGALAYATGENFIKYMPEFYKYLEMGLQNFEEYQVCTISVGVVGDICRALDDKMLPFCDNIMSLLLKDLSSGDLHRSVKPPIFSCFGDVALAIGEHFEKYVPYAMPMMKGAAEVCAQIDVNDEEMVEYGNQLKRSIFEAYSGILQGFKNSKAELMLPHAPHLLKFIEVVVKDAHRDESVVRAAVAVLGDLADALGPHVKALFKDLSFCSELLVECLQSEDEQLKETATWTQGMIGRVFSVCG; translated from the exons ATGGCTGTGGAGATTACAGAATTCCTTTTATCTGCTCAATCACCAGATGCAAAGGTCCGAACTGAAGCAGAAGTCAGACTCAGGCAATTTCAAGAACAAAACCTTCCAGGGTTTCTTCTCTCTTTATCACTCGAACTCTCCAATGACAATAAACCTCTGGAGTCTAGAAGATTAGCTGGAATTGTGCTCAAGAACTCTTTAGATGCTAAAGATGCTACAACCAAAGAACATTTACTCCAAAGATGGGTGTCAAATGACATTTCATTCAGATCCCAAATCAAAAGACTCCTCTTAAACACACTTGCTTCATCAGTTTCTGAAGCAGGCCACACTGCAGCTCAAGTAATTGCCAAAATCGCCTCcattgaaatcccaagaaaagaatGGCCTGAACTCATTAGCTCTCTACTTGGAAACATGACACAACAAGATAAACCATCATCATTAAAACAAGCAACATTGGAGTCACTTGGTTATGTATGTGAAGAAATCTCTCACAATGATCTTGTCCAAGATGAAGTCAACTCAGTCCTTACAGCTGTTGTTCAAGGCATGAATGTCACTGAACAAAGCTCTGTTCGTCTAGCTGCAGCCACAGCTTTATACAATGCACTTGATTTTGCACAAACAAATTTCGAAAATGAAATGGAAAGAAATTACATCATGAAAGTGGTTTGTGAAACAGCCATGGCTAAAGAACCTGATGTCAGAAAAGCTGCATTCGAATGCCTTGTGTCAATTGCATCAACTTACTATGAAGTTCTTGAGCCTTACATGCAAACCCTCTTTGAGTTAACAGCAAATGCAGTaaaaggagatgaagaagacgttGCTCTTCAAGCTATTGAGTTTTGGAGTTCCATTTGTGATGAAGAGATTGAGCTTCAAGATTTTGAAACTAATGAAACCGGTGATTCATACCCTCATTCACGTTTCATAGAAAAGGCTTTATCTTTACTTGTTCCAATGCTTCTAGAAACTTTACTAAAGCAAgatgaagatcaagatcaagaagatggaATCTGGAATTTGTCAATGGCAGGTGGGACATGTTTAGGTCTTGTTGCAAGAACTGTAGGGGATTCCATTGTCCCTTTGGTTATGCCTTTTGTTCAAGACAATATTTCAAAGCCAGATTGGAGGGCCCGCGAAGCTGCCACGTATGCATTTGGCTCCATTCTTGAAGGTCCAAGTGGCGAAAAGCTTTCTCCTATGGTGTTATCAGCTCTTGATTTTCTTCTCAATGCTATGGGAGATCAAAACAGTCATGTGAAAGACACAACTGCATGGACTTTAAGTCGAATTTTCGAATTATTACATAGTCCAGCTACCGGATCTTCTGTTATTACCCCTGTTAATCTTGAAAGAATCATCCGGGTCCTTCTAGAAAGCATCAAAGATTCACCTCATGTAGCTGAAAAAGTATGTGGTGCTATTTACTATCTCTCTCAAGGGTATGAAGGTTTCGAAAGTGGCTCTTCTGTTTTAACACCTTATCTCGCTGACATCATCACTTCATTAATCGCAACTGCTGAAAGAACAGATGCTAATGACTCAAAGCTTCGATCTGCTGCTTATGAGACTTTGAATGAAGTTGTGAGGTGTTCAAATCTGAAAGAAACATCTCAAATCATAACTCAACTCCTCCCTGTTGTGATGTCAAAACTCGGTCAAACAATTGACCTTCAGATTTTATCATCCGATGATCGCGAAAAGCAAGGAGATCTACAGGCGTTACTGTGTGGCGTGTTGCAGGTGATCATTCAGAAACTCAGCAGCATAGATGAAACAAAACAGATCATTTTCCAAGCTGCTGATCAAATCATGGTTTTGTTCCTCAAAGTCTTTGCTTGTAGAAGCTCAACAGTTCATGAAGAAGCCATGTTAGCAATTGGAGCTCTTGCATATGCAACAGGGGAAAATTTCATAAAATACATGCCAGAGTTTTATAAATATCTAGAAATGGGGTTACAGAATTTTGAAGAGTATCAAGTTTGTACTATTTCAGTTGGGGTAGTTGGGGATATATGCAGAGCTTTGGATGACAAAATGTTGCCTTTTTGTGACAACATTATGAGTTTGCTTCTTAAGGATTTGTCTAGTGGCGATTTGCATAGATCCGTGAAGCCTCCGATTTTTTCTTGCTTTGGTGACGTGGCGCTTGCGATTGGAGAGCATTTTGAGAAGTATGTTCCTTATGCTATGCCTATGATGAAAGGAGCTGCTGAAGTTTGTGCTCAGATTGATGTGAATGATGAAGAAATGGTGGAGTATGGGAATCAGTTGAAAAGGAGTATTTTCGAAGCGTATTCGGGGATTTTACAAGGGTTTAAGAATTCGAAAGCTGAGTTGATGTTGCCTCATGCTCCTCATCTTTTGAAGTTCATTGAAGTTGTTGTTAAAGATGCTCACAG gGATGAGAGTGTGGTGAGAGCAGCAGTAGCAGTGCTTGGAGATCTCGCAGATGCACTTGGGCCCCACGTGAAGGCTCTCTTCAAAGACTTGTCGTTCTGTAGTGAGTTATTAGTAGAGTGTCTTCAATCGGAAGATGAGCAGTTGAAGGAGACAGCTACTTGGACACAAGGAATGATTGGGCGTGTTTTCTCGGTATGCGGGTAa